The following proteins come from a genomic window of Paenibacillus spongiae:
- a CDS encoding histidine kinase N-terminal 7TM domain-containing diguanylate cyclase codes for MTWVDLSLFLILFALFVYIFCRNHIVRLHKTYLLFHFFMMLWPFGQFAVRTTDYPQFQQIYITASYVGMSLLGFGWFLFTLALTGRIQRYTVRSLFYLSLPAVLSAASIVINPGGAFVSFQNYNVEHQFGPFFWIMLVQLIAYGGYSLILLLKSRSEIPAQERPRIYNAVTGMLILVGFGALGTIWNVVLEPWLPRIPCIMSLGMVMSGIYFAFAIQRHKLFDIIQFAQQDVFDTISAGIIVLDEQDHVLELNRFFQPQLQFELGKRFNMEIFLESTTHVMNKEQFLTHYRSHPPERAETEITMSTTAGEAHFTLNAAPITVNRKMIGRVITIQDVTELRQLVAETRTKNEALLDRNRALILMQDELFQANRKLEQMAITDSLTGCYNRRFLMLQLEHEVATNIRYGIPFAIFLFDIDLFKNVNDTYGHLAGDEVIRSTAKVVKDSLRRTDILARYGGEEFTVYLPHTNRAQAEMLADRIRTSVEQHEYRTGKQGETIRITISMGMLAVDGQAKQNLDDPKLYLKELFAKADAALYRAKEDGRNRVVNL; via the coding sequence ATGACATGGGTGGATTTAAGCCTCTTTCTCATTCTGTTCGCTTTATTCGTATATATATTTTGCAGGAATCATATCGTCCGGCTGCATAAAACGTACTTGTTGTTCCACTTCTTCATGATGCTGTGGCCCTTCGGGCAGTTTGCCGTCCGAACGACGGATTATCCTCAATTTCAACAGATTTATATCACTGCATCGTACGTCGGCATGTCCCTCTTAGGCTTCGGATGGTTCTTGTTCACGCTCGCTTTGACGGGGCGGATACAACGATATACCGTGCGTTCCCTATTCTATCTATCGCTGCCGGCCGTTCTATCGGCAGCCAGTATCGTCATTAATCCCGGCGGAGCATTCGTGTCGTTCCAGAATTATAATGTGGAACATCAGTTTGGTCCGTTCTTTTGGATCATGCTCGTCCAGCTGATTGCCTATGGGGGTTACTCGCTGATCCTGCTTCTGAAGAGCCGCAGCGAGATTCCCGCCCAGGAACGGCCGCGGATCTACAATGCGGTTACGGGGATGCTCATTCTTGTCGGCTTCGGTGCCCTGGGAACCATATGGAACGTGGTATTAGAGCCTTGGCTGCCCCGCATTCCTTGTATAATGTCGCTAGGCATGGTAATGTCGGGCATCTATTTTGCATTCGCCATACAGCGGCACAAACTGTTCGATATCATTCAGTTCGCCCAACAGGATGTGTTCGATACGATATCGGCGGGGATCATTGTGCTGGACGAACAAGACCATGTGCTGGAGCTGAACCGGTTCTTTCAACCGCAGCTTCAGTTCGAGCTCGGTAAACGCTTCAATATGGAGATCTTTCTGGAGAGCACGACGCATGTCATGAACAAAGAGCAGTTTCTGACCCATTACCGTTCGCATCCGCCGGAGAGAGCGGAAACGGAGATTACGATGTCTACTACTGCAGGCGAGGCGCACTTCACGCTGAACGCCGCTCCTATTACCGTTAACAGGAAGATGATCGGGCGGGTCATAACGATTCAGGACGTGACGGAGCTGCGGCAGCTGGTTGCCGAGACCCGTACGAAGAATGAAGCGCTTCTTGACCGCAACCGGGCGCTGATTCTGATGCAGGACGAGCTGTTTCAAGCGAACCGCAAGCTGGAGCAAATGGCGATAACCGACAGCTTGACGGGCTGCTATAATCGGCGCTTCCTCATGCTGCAGCTGGAGCATGAAGTCGCAACGAACATTCGATACGGCATACCGTTCGCAATCTTTCTATTCGACATTGATTTATTCAAGAACGTGAACGATACGTATGGGCATTTGGCTGGGGACGAGGTTATTCGCTCGACGGCGAAGGTCGTCAAGGACTCGCTCAGAAGAACAGACATTCTGGCGCGGTACGGAGGAGAGGAATTCACCGTATATTTGCCGCATACGAACCGGGCACAGGCCGAGATGCTGGCGGACCGCATTCGAACGTCAGTCGAGCAGCATGAATACCGCACAGGGAAACAGGGGGAGACGATCCGCATCACCATCAGCATGGGGATGTTGGCCGTAGACGGGCAAGCGAAGCAGAATCTGGACGATCCCAAGCTATACCTAAAGGAATTGTTCGCCAAAGCGGATGCCGCGCTGTACAGAGCCAAGGAAGACGGGCGCAACCGCGTTGTGAACCTGTAG
- a CDS encoding HD-GYP domain-containing protein, translated as MRKVNILSVKPGDRLARPVFREDGNILLGVGVELNDRFIERLIMIGVDVLYIDDPLTGDIEPTTAISDSTHKRATDAVYKTMTKLMDQPNLKGRTIAPELGRTFRSVFSEMLQDLITREDVMVSLTNIQVTDAYLFQHSVNVAILSGIMGLAKGYNRQQLEELGMGALLFDIGMTKVPRPLLNKNTTLTLDERLIMEKHAEDGFNIIRAQHDISLLSAHCAFQHHERYDGSGYPRRLKADAIHEYAQIVGLADVYDALTSPRPYRRRYTPTEAIEFLFAAGNTYFDLDLIKTFCKHISIYPVATTVLLSSGQVGVVSANNPLAVHRPTVRVLREADGKPPQSTYEIDLKDTLSLLIVKEL; from the coding sequence ATGAGAAAAGTAAATATTCTGTCGGTAAAACCAGGGGACAGGCTGGCTCGACCCGTTTTCCGAGAGGACGGCAATATACTTCTGGGCGTCGGTGTGGAGTTAAACGATCGGTTTATTGAACGGTTAATCATGATCGGAGTAGATGTGCTCTATATCGACGATCCGCTGACTGGCGATATAGAGCCGACGACTGCCATTTCGGACTCGACGCATAAGCGGGCCACTGATGCCGTGTATAAGACGATGACGAAGCTAATGGATCAGCCGAACCTGAAAGGGAGAACGATAGCGCCGGAGCTTGGCAGAACGTTCCGGAGCGTCTTCTCCGAGATGCTTCAAGATCTTATAACACGCGAAGACGTCATGGTCAGCTTGACGAATATACAGGTTACCGATGCCTACCTGTTTCAGCATTCGGTCAATGTCGCCATCCTATCGGGAATCATGGGGCTTGCGAAGGGCTATAACAGACAGCAGCTCGAGGAGCTGGGGATGGGAGCGCTGCTATTCGATATCGGAATGACCAAAGTGCCCAGACCGCTGCTTAACAAGAACACTACGCTGACGCTGGATGAGCGGCTTATTATGGAGAAGCATGCGGAAGATGGCTTCAACATCATACGGGCACAGCATGATATTTCTTTGTTGTCGGCCCATTGCGCCTTCCAGCATCACGAACGCTATGACGGATCCGGTTACCCGCGCCGGCTGAAAGCGGATGCCATTCACGAATACGCGCAAATCGTAGGCCTGGCGGACGTGTATGACGCTTTGACCTCGCCGCGCCCGTATCGAAGACGATATACGCCGACCGAAGCGATCGAGTTTCTATTTGCCGCCGGCAACACCTATTTCGATCTTGATTTGATCAAGACGTTCTGCAAGCATATCTCGATCTATCCGGTAGCGACAACGGTGCTGCTCAGCTCCGGCCAGGTCGGGGTCGTATCGGCGAATAATCCGCTTGCGGTTCACCGTCCGACAGTCCGGGTGCTGCGTGAAGCGGACGGCAAGCCGCCGCAATCGACGTATGAAATCGACTTGAAGGATACGCTTAGCTTATTGATCGTGAAGGAACTATAA
- a CDS encoding PilZ domain-containing protein: MSNQAETSRNGRYGMEKTSFPAKALLHSRTVVEKDGYVSTGILTHVEGDMLEVEMTEYKSFELGNPVHLTVYSAAGIQRVQSTIIGKAEGSLAVLLPPRAFNGLEEKRESVRVDVLLGGSLRHVLKREIGEGEGAETIEVEEWIDLTIRNISLAGLGFEVVSGPHLFPEDKVEFRIKSGFEFRCTLAIVRSKPGGDHTFYGARYEGLDEQRQRALRAFLLREQIASYYRMKETK; this comes from the coding sequence ATGAGCAATCAGGCAGAGACAAGCAGAAACGGACGGTATGGAATGGAGAAGACAAGCTTTCCGGCCAAGGCGCTTCTGCACAGCCGAACTGTAGTGGAGAAGGATGGCTACGTATCCACAGGGATATTGACCCATGTGGAGGGCGACATGCTGGAAGTGGAGATGACGGAGTACAAGAGCTTTGAGCTTGGCAATCCGGTCCATCTTACCGTCTATTCGGCTGCAGGCATACAGCGGGTACAATCGACGATTATTGGAAAAGCGGAAGGCTCGCTGGCCGTGCTGCTGCCGCCCCGGGCCTTCAATGGGCTGGAGGAGAAGCGGGAATCCGTGCGGGTCGACGTGCTGCTGGGCGGATCGCTCCGGCATGTGCTTAAGCGGGAGATCGGGGAAGGCGAAGGAGCCGAGACGATCGAGGTAGAGGAATGGATCGATCTGACCATTCGGAACATCAGTCTGGCCGGTCTTGGATTCGAAGTGGTAAGCGGTCCTCACCTGTTCCCGGAGGATAAGGTGGAATTCAGGATCAAGTCAGGCTTTGAATTCCGCTGCACGCTGGCAATCGTTCGCAGCAAGCCGGGCGGCGACCATACCTTCTACGGCGCAAGGTACGAAGGGCTGGACGAGCAGCGGCAGCGGGCGCTGCGGGCGTTCCTGCTCCGGGAACAGATCGCTTCCTATTACCGGATGAAGGAAACCAAATAA